From Cydia splendana chromosome 12, ilCydSple1.2, whole genome shotgun sequence, a single genomic window includes:
- the LOC134795447 gene encoding cytochrome b-c1 complex subunit 2, mitochondrial — translation MASNALKNSIIRHAGVRGYAQAAQAAVRHPAATLQFAKSQNNTFVAALDNGSPVTRVTVAFKAGSRFEAPTELGLTHVLRTAAGQSTGCASGFIVARKLAQLGASVTCSGDREFIYYTLETSKDNLSPALECLKNLISSQEFRPWELSDNVPRLKYDIVALAPQVRAVDILHKAAYRRGLGNSLFISPKKIGKISSESLQHYAASTLTPARCAVAVVGESKEIATMIAQSLKLNSSSDAKGEAGKYFGGELRKETGGDLVHVALGLQGAPAGTPQSLALAVAAKALGNGPLTKWGADNSVLARAIGNIGPFAAAGFNVAYSDNGLFGAVLTVPKDEAAQAIKAVATAIRSPASADAVKAAKAQLKVQLLSEADDGTNLAETIAAQGLLTGAARHPAELAGAVEQVTASDVAQAVAAAAKSPLAMASVGNLAFTPYVDEL, via the exons ATGGCATCAAACGCACTGAAAAACTCCATAATTCGTCACGCTGGG GTGAGAGGTTACGCTCAGGCCGCTCAGGCTGCCGTGAGGCATCCTGCTGCTACCCTACAGTTCGCTAAGTCCCAGAACAACACATTCGTTGCTGCTTTAGACAACGGGTCTCCAGTCACAAGGGTGACTGTAGCCTTCAA GGCTGGCTCCCGATTTGAGGCTCCAACTGAGCTCGGTCTGACCCATGTCCTGCGCACAGCAGCTGGACAGAGCACCGGGTGCGCCAGTGGCTTCATTGTTGCTCGTAAACTGGCCCAGCTTGGAGCCTCTGTCACTTGCTCTGGTGACCGCGAGTTCATCTATTACACACTTGAG ACATCAAAAGATAACTTGAGCCCTGCTCTGGAGTGCTTGAAAAACCTGATCTCCAGCCAGGAGTTCAGGCCGTGGGAGCTCAGCGACAACGTGCCCCGCCTGAAATACGACATTGTTGCCCTCGCGCCTCAG GTGCGCGCCGTAGACATTCTCCACAAAGCAGCGTACCGCAGAGGCCTGGGCAACTCGCTGTTCATCTCGCCCAAGAAGATCGGCAAGATCTCTTCCGAGTCTCTGCAGCACTATGCCGCCTCTACCCTCACCCCGGCGCGCTGCGCTGTGGCCGTAGTCGGCGAGAGCAAG gAAATCGCCACTATGATCGCTCAGTCTCTGAAGCTGAACTCTTCCTCAGACGCTAAAGGCGAAGCTGGCAAGTACTTTGGCGGAGAACTGAG GAAGGAGACCGGCGGAGACCTCGTGCACGTAGCCCTCGGGCTGCAGGGCGCCCCGGCCGGCACCCCGCAGTCTCTCGCCCTCGCCGTCGCTGCCAAAG CCTTGGGCAACGGTCCTTTAACCAAGTGGGGCGCAGACAACTCTGTGCTCGCGAGGGCCATCGGCAACATCGGGCCGTTCGCGGCGGCCGGCTTCAACGTGGCCTACTCCGACAACGGACTCTTCGGCGCCGTGCTGACCGTGCCTAAGGATGAGGCCGCGCAG GCCATCAAAGCAGTAGCCACAGCTATCCGCTCGCCGGCATCCGCCGACGCAGTGAAGGCCGCCAAGGCCCAGCTCAAGGTGCAGCTGCTGAGCGAGGCCGACGACGGGACCAACCTGGCCGAGACCATCGCCGCGCAGGGCCTGCTCACCGGCGCGGCCAGGCACCCCGCCGAGCTGGCTGGCGCTGTTGAACAAGTTACGGCTTCAGATGTTGCACAG GCTGTTGCGGCTGCCGCTAAGAGCCCGCTCGCGATGGCCTCCGTCGGAAACCTGGCCTTCACTCCGTACGTCGACGAACTATAA
- the LOC134795796 gene encoding multifunctional methyltransferase subunit TRM112-like protein, with amino-acid sequence MKLITHNMLTSKCLKGVTTGYPLAISATDVKITEVDFNPEFVSRVLPKLDWQVLWNAADSIGHSEGLPKTLENTEGDQEFLKKAHRVLLEIEVEEGHLTCPESGRQFPITKGIPNMLLTEAEVQ; translated from the coding sequence ATGAAGCTTATAACCCACAACATGTTAACGTCGAAATGCTTAAAAGGTGTTACAACCGGCTATCCACTTGCTATAAGCGCTACAGATGTTAAGATTACAGAAGTCGATTTTAATCCAGAATTCGTATCGCGTGTATTACCAAAATTGGATTGGCAAGTGTTATGGAATGCAGCTGATAGTATAGGACACAGTGAAGGATTACCTAAAACACTAGAAAATACAGAGGGGGACCAAGAGTTTTTAAAGAAAGCTCATCGAGTTTTACTAGAAATTGAAGTGGAAGAAGGTCACCTGACTTGCCCGGAATCAGGCAGACAATTCCCAATCACAAAAGGTATCCCTAACATGCTGCTAACAGAAGCTGAAGtacaataa